Proteins found in one Streptomyces sp. CB09001 genomic segment:
- the glnA3 gene encoding gamma-glutamylpolyamine synthetase GlnA3, translated as MSESDPVPGGRPGEVERATALSGELTGRGVHGVVLAYVDTAGIARVKTVPTARLATAAAWGVGMSPVFDTFLADDSIVGTDVLGSPDGDLRLYPDLDRLTVLAAQPGWAWAPVDRITQEGDPHPACGRTVLRRTTAGSAERHGITFRAAVEIEWVVGRDDTDGGAFVPAVSGPAYGAARQVELSDCAADLLAALAAQGVDVEQFHPEYAAGQFEVSVGALDPVAAADHSVLVRQTIRAVSRRHGLRVSFAPAVLGQGVGNGGHLHLSAWRDGRNLHAGGTGRYGMTAEAESFVAGVLDHLPALTALTAPSPASRLRLRPSQWAGVFTAWGRETREAALRIVTGTAGIRHRAANLEVKPVDLAANPYLALASVIAAGLDGLTASAPLPEEITGDPARLEAAEAAARGVRRLPVTLTESVAAFRTDGVLREALGPVLADAVIAVRLGEARSVEGLDDDGVAAAYRWKY; from the coding sequence GTGAGCGAGAGCGACCCCGTGCCCGGCGGGCGCCCCGGCGAGGTCGAGCGGGCCACCGCACTGAGCGGGGAGCTGACCGGACGGGGCGTGCACGGCGTGGTGCTGGCGTACGTCGACACCGCCGGGATCGCGCGGGTGAAGACCGTGCCCACCGCCAGGCTCGCCACGGCCGCTGCCTGGGGCGTGGGCATGTCGCCGGTGTTCGACACCTTCCTGGCCGACGACTCGATCGTCGGCACGGACGTCCTCGGCTCCCCCGACGGCGACCTGCGCCTCTATCCCGACCTCGACCGGCTGACCGTGCTCGCGGCGCAGCCCGGCTGGGCATGGGCGCCGGTGGACCGCATCACGCAGGAGGGCGACCCGCATCCGGCGTGCGGGCGCACCGTCCTGCGCCGCACCACGGCCGGCTCCGCCGAGCGGCACGGCATCACGTTCAGGGCCGCGGTCGAGATCGAGTGGGTCGTGGGCCGGGACGACACGGACGGCGGCGCGTTCGTCCCGGCGGTGTCCGGACCGGCGTACGGCGCGGCCCGGCAGGTCGAGCTGAGCGACTGCGCCGCCGACCTGCTGGCGGCGCTGGCGGCGCAGGGCGTGGACGTGGAGCAGTTCCATCCCGAGTACGCGGCGGGGCAGTTCGAGGTCTCGGTGGGTGCGCTCGACCCGGTGGCGGCGGCCGACCACAGCGTGCTGGTGCGGCAGACGATCCGTGCGGTGTCCCGGCGGCACGGGCTGCGGGTCTCCTTCGCCCCGGCGGTCCTCGGACAGGGCGTCGGCAACGGCGGGCACCTCCACCTCTCCGCCTGGCGCGACGGGAGGAACCTGCACGCGGGCGGGACCGGCCGGTACGGCATGACCGCCGAGGCGGAGTCCTTCGTGGCCGGGGTGCTCGACCACCTCCCGGCGCTCACGGCGCTGACCGCGCCGAGCCCGGCCAGCCGACTGCGGCTGCGGCCCTCGCAGTGGGCCGGGGTGTTCACCGCCTGGGGCCGGGAGACCCGCGAGGCCGCGCTGCGGATCGTCACCGGCACCGCCGGGATCCGCCACCGCGCGGCCAACCTGGAGGTGAAGCCGGTCGACCTCGCCGCCAACCCCTACCTCGCCCTCGCCTCGGTGATCGCCGCCGGACTGGACGGGCTCACCGCGTCCGCCCCGCTGCCCGAGGAGATCACCGGCGACCCGGCCCGGCTCGAAGCCGCCGAGGCCGCTGCCCGGGGCGTGCGGCGGCTGCCGGTCACGCTCACGGAGTCGGTGGCCGCCTTCCGTACCGACGGCGTACTGCGCGAGGCGCTGGGTCCGGTGCTGGCCGACGCGGTGATCGCCGTACGGCTGGGCGAGGCCCGGTCGGTCGAGGGGCTGGACGACGACGGTGTGGCGGCGGCCTACCGCTGGAAGTACTGA
- a CDS encoding amidohydrolase family protein: MAAGPVHERLAALELVDHHCHGAVTDDLDRAGFESLLTEGEAWPGVSPFDSPVGLAVRRHCAPVLGLPRHSPADAYLARRSELGAAEVNRRFLRAARTGAFCVDTGYAPHPVTSPAGLAEAADARAYEVVRLEGVAEAVAAGGVEPDGYARAFRSAAWEAVRRPGVVAVKSVAAYRTGFDLDPARPSPGEVTEAARRWLARGGGRLDDPVLVRHLLWTAVDLGRPLQLHTGFGDSDIRLHRVDPALLTDWLHLTAGTIPVLLLHCWPYQRQAAYLSAVFERVYLDVGLTLHHVGPARAGAVLAEALEITPFRKLLHSSDAYGLAEFHHLGALAFRQGLAGLLQERLDADELSLPDALRLARWAGRDNARRVYRLPGGPADDG, from the coding sequence ATGGCCGCCGGACCCGTGCACGAGCGGCTGGCCGCGCTGGAGCTGGTGGACCACCACTGCCACGGCGCCGTCACGGACGACCTGGACCGCGCGGGTTTCGAGTCCCTGCTCACGGAGGGCGAGGCGTGGCCCGGCGTCTCCCCCTTCGACAGCCCGGTCGGCCTCGCCGTGCGCCGCCACTGCGCGCCCGTGCTCGGTCTGCCGCGCCACTCACCCGCCGACGCGTACCTGGCCCGGCGGTCGGAACTGGGCGCCGCCGAGGTCAACCGGCGTTTCCTGCGGGCCGCGCGCACCGGCGCGTTCTGTGTGGACACGGGGTACGCCCCGCACCCGGTGACGAGTCCGGCCGGGCTGGCCGAGGCGGCGGACGCGAGGGCGTACGAAGTGGTCCGGCTGGAGGGCGTCGCGGAGGCCGTGGCGGCGGGCGGTGTCGAACCGGACGGGTACGCGCGCGCGTTCCGCTCGGCCGCGTGGGAGGCGGTCCGGCGGCCGGGCGTGGTGGCGGTCAAGTCGGTGGCGGCCTACCGCACCGGGTTCGACCTGGACCCGGCCCGCCCCTCGCCCGGCGAGGTCACCGAGGCCGCCCGGCGCTGGCTCGCGCGCGGCGGCGGCCGGCTCGACGACCCGGTGCTCGTGCGGCACCTGCTGTGGACCGCCGTGGACCTCGGCCGGCCGCTGCAACTGCACACCGGGTTCGGCGACAGCGACATCCGCCTGCACCGGGTGGACCCCGCCCTGCTGACCGACTGGCTGCACCTGACCGCCGGCACCATCCCGGTCCTGCTGCTGCACTGCTGGCCCTACCAGCGCCAGGCGGCCTATCTCTCCGCGGTCTTCGAGCGGGTGTACCTGGACGTGGGGCTCACCCTGCACCACGTCGGCCCCGCGCGGGCGGGCGCGGTCCTCGCGGAGGCACTGGAGATCACCCCGTTCCGCAAGCTGCTCCACAGCTCCGACGCCTATGGACTGGCCGAGTTCCACCACCTCGGGGCGCTGGCCTTCCGGCAGGGACTGGCCGGTCTGCTGCAGGAGCGGCTGGACGCCGACGAGTTGTCCCTCCCGGACGCGTTGCGCCTGGCCCGCTGGGCGGGACGGGACAATGCCCGGCGGGTCTACCGGCTGCCCGGGGGTCCGGCGGACGACGGCTGA
- the mnhG gene encoding monovalent cation/H(+) antiporter subunit G, translated as MNAWAEAADLAGTVLLLLGCLQCLLGVIGMVRFPDVLSRSHAATKPQTLGMLLVLTGVALRLRHGTDVGTLALIAFFQFLTSPVASHLVARSAYRTGQTGSRGLLRDDLDPQLSDGDPREE; from the coding sequence GTGAACGCCTGGGCCGAGGCCGCCGACCTGGCCGGGACCGTCCTGCTGCTCCTCGGCTGCCTGCAGTGCCTCCTGGGTGTGATCGGGATGGTCCGCTTCCCCGACGTGCTCTCCCGCAGTCACGCCGCCACCAAACCGCAGACCCTCGGGATGCTCCTCGTCCTCACCGGGGTGGCGCTGAGGCTGCGCCACGGCACCGACGTGGGCACCCTCGCGCTCATCGCCTTCTTCCAGTTCCTCACCAGCCCCGTCGCCTCCCACCTGGTGGCCCGCTCCGCCTACCGCACCGGGCAGACGGGGTCCCGGGGCCTGCTCCGGGACGACCTGGACCCGCAGCTGAGCGACGGGGACCCGCGCGAGGAGTAG
- a CDS encoding NUDIX hydrolase family protein has protein sequence MTETTPGWLTSDELEMARARMPILYVEAVPVRVDDSGEVTSVGLLLRIGPDGTVSRTLVSGRVLHHERVRDALLRHLEKDLGPVALPRVPSSLQPFTVAEYFPTHGVTPYHDPRQHAVSLAYVVPVTGDCRPRQDALDLVWFDPREALSEAVRSEMPGGHGVLLKQALAHVGCVD, from the coding sequence ATGACCGAAACCACGCCGGGCTGGCTGACGAGCGACGAACTCGAAATGGCGCGCGCCCGCATGCCGATCCTGTACGTCGAGGCCGTGCCCGTGCGGGTGGACGACAGCGGCGAAGTGACCAGCGTCGGCCTGCTCCTGCGCATCGGGCCCGACGGGACGGTCAGCCGGACGCTGGTCTCCGGGCGGGTGCTGCACCACGAGCGGGTCCGGGACGCCCTGCTGCGTCATCTGGAGAAGGACCTCGGCCCGGTGGCGCTGCCCCGGGTACCGTCCTCGCTCCAGCCGTTCACGGTGGCCGAGTACTTCCCGACGCACGGTGTCACGCCGTACCACGACCCCCGGCAGCACGCGGTCTCGCTCGCCTACGTCGTGCCGGTGACCGGTGACTGCCGGCCGCGCCAGGACGCGCTGGACCTGGTCTGGTTCGATCCGCGCGAGGCCCTGTCGGAGGCGGTGCGGAGCGAGATGCCGGGCGGGCACGGGGTGCTGCTGAAGCAGGCGCTGGCGCACGTGGGCTGCGTGGACTGA